In a single window of the Montipora capricornis isolate CH-2021 unplaced genomic scaffold, ASM3666992v2 scaffold_181, whole genome shotgun sequence genome:
- the LOC138034782 gene encoding piggyBac transposable element-derived protein 4-like, translating to MGILKKPSLRLYWSTDSIPKTSCFPPVMARDRYFQILRYLHFSDNRDQVKDKDSPGYDKLFKIRKLLDLLLPRFTDVFSPERNLAVDETLIKFKGRVHFCQFIPIKPGRFGIKCFTLAESSSGYGLVSKVYTGKENGAVQTDLGRRPVMTRMESFLDKGYVLYMDNYYTSVHYLRI from the coding sequence ATGGGAATTTTGAAAAAGCCATCCCTGCGACTCTACTGGAGTACAGATTCTATTCCGAAAACTTCATGTTTCCCACCTGTTATGGCAAGGGATAGGTATTTTCAGATTTTGAGATACCTTCATTTTTCTGACAACCGGGACCAGGTGAAAGATAAAGATTCTCCTGGATATGACAAACTTTTCAAGATCAGGAAATTATTAGATCTTTTGTTGCCAAGGTTTACTGATGTGTTCAGTCCTGAGAGAAATTTAGCGGTTGATGAGACTCTGATAAAGTTCAAGGGCAGGGTGCACTTCTGTCAGTTCATCCCCATCAAACCTGGTCGCTTTGGGATAAAGTGCTTTACTCTTGCAGAGTCAAGTTCTGGTTATGGCCTGGTATCCAAAGTGTATACTGGCAAGGAAAATGGTGCTGTTCAAACAGACCTTGGAAGAAGGCCAGTTATGACCCGCATGGAGTCATTTCTAGACAAGGGCTATGTACTGTATATGGACAATTATTACACTTCAGTGCATTATTTGAGGATTTAG